In Corvus moneduloides isolate bCorMon1 chromosome 12, bCorMon1.pri, whole genome shotgun sequence, the following proteins share a genomic window:
- the DNAJA2 gene encoding dnaJ homolog subfamily A member 2, translating into MANVADTKLYDILGVPPGASDNELKKAYRKLAKEYHPDKNPNAGDKFKEISFAYEVLSNPEKRELYDRYGEQGLREGSGSSGMDDIFSHIFGGGLFNFMGGQSRSRNGRRRGEDMMHPLKVSLEDLYNGKTTKLQLSKNVLCSACNGQGGKAGSVQKCNACRGRGVRIMIRQLAPGMVQQMQSVCSDCNGEGEVINEKDRCKKCEGKKVIKEVKILEVHVDKGMKHGQRITFSGEADQAPGVEPGDIVLLLQEKENEVFQRDVNDLHMTHKIGLVEALCGFQFTFKHLDGRQIVVKYPPGKVIEPGCVRVVRGEGMPQYRNPFEKGDLYIKFDVQFPENNWISPEKLSELEDLLPARPEFPNVIGDAEEVDLQEFDTTRGSGGGQRREAYNDSSDEESSHHGPGVQCAHQ; encoded by the exons ATGGCCAACGTGGCCGACACGAAGCTCTACGACATCCTGGGCGTGCCACCCGGCGCCTCCGACAATGAACTCAAGAAG GCATACAGAAAACTGGCCAAGGAATACCATCCTGATAAGAATCCAAATGCAGGGGACAAA TTCAAAGAAATAAGCTTTGCCTATGAAGTATTGTCAAATCCCGAGAAACGCGAGTTGTATGATAGATATGGAGAGCAGGGGCTCCGAGAAGGGAGTGGAAGCAGTGGAATGGACGATATTTTCTCCCATATCTTTGGTGGTGGATTGTTCAATTTCATGGGTGGCCAGAGTAGAAGTCGCAATGGtagaagaagaggagaagatATGATGCATCCACTCAA AGTCTCTTTAGAAGATCTGTATAATGGAAAGACAACTAAACTACAACTTAGCAAGAATGTCCTTTGTAGTGCATGTAATGG gcagggagggaaggccGGCTCCGTTCAGAAGTGCAACGCCTGCCGGGGCCGGGGTGTGCGCATCATGATCCGGCAGCTGGCCCCAGGAATGGTGCAGCAGATGCAGTCCGTGTGCTCTGACTGCAATGGAGAAG GTGAGGTAATTAATGAAAAAGACCGCTGTAAAAAATGTGAAGGGAAGAAGGTGATCAAAGAGGTAAAAATACTTGAAGTCCATGTAGATAAAGGCATGAAACATGGGCAAAGAATTACATTCAGTGGAGAAGCAGACCAGGCTCCAGGTGTGGAACCAGGCGATATTGTCCTTTTACtccaagagaaggaaaatgag gtgtTCCAGCGGGATGTGAATGATTTGCATATGACACACAAGATTGGACTTGTTGAAGCACTGTGTGGATTTCAGTTCACATTTAAGCACCTTGATGGACGCCAGATTGTGGTTAAATATCCTCCTGGAAAAGTAATTGAACCAG GTTGTGTTCGTGTAGTCAGAGGTGAAGGAATGCCACAATATCGCAATCCTTTTGAGAAGGGGGATCTCTACATTAAATTTGATGTTCAGTTTCCTGAAAATAACTGGATTAGCCCAGAAAAGCTTTCA GAACTTGAAGATCTTCTGCCAGCTAGACCAGAATTTCCCAATGTAATTGGTGATGCAGAAGAGGTAGATCTTCAAGAATTTGATACCACTCGTGGTTCAGGTGGTGGCCAGAGACGTGAAGCTTATAATGATAGTTCTGATGAAGAAAGCAGCCATCATGGACCTGGGGTACAGTGTGCCCA